The following are encoded together in the Lathyrus oleraceus cultivar Zhongwan6 chromosome 3, CAAS_Psat_ZW6_1.0, whole genome shotgun sequence genome:
- the LOC127127380 gene encoding CASP-like protein 4B1 isoform X1, with translation MSNIEEDSSPPRIHIQTPPPAPDVTDRENPPPPTEGIAGILKRWKREDLIKRGSLGLRGIALLFSLICFIVMASNKHGDWRDFDKYEEYRYLLAIGILSSLYTGAQVFRQIHELSTGKQLIKPSLATIIDFFGDQVCHVIHFYMVLHLCNMTMILRIVRVSLNFLKINALVRLKSVQIVIKWLNVCLVAVFECCNVFLVLQIMAYFLISSASSAIPMTNRMREGADNIFTDASSTAISMSIFAFLCLAASALISGYKLSAQSYI, from the exons ATGTCCAACATCGAAGAAGATTCATCTCCCCCGAGGATACACATTCAGACTCCACCACCGGCGCCAGATGTGACTGATCGGGAAAACCCACCGCCGCCGACCGAAGGCATAGCAGGGATATTGAAGCGGTGGAAGAGGGAAGACTTGATAAAGAGAGGATCCTTGGGATTGAGAGGGATCGCTTTGCTTTTCTCTCTTATTTGTTTCATTGTAATGGCTAGCAACAAACATGGCGATTGGAGGGATTTTGATAAATATGAAGAGTATAG gTATTTGCTGGCAATTGGGATTTTGTCAAGTTTGTATACTGGAGCTCAAGTTTTTCGTCAAATTCACGAACTTTCTACTGGAAAGCAATTGATTAAACCAAGTTTGGCAACTATCATTGACTTTTTCGGTGATCAGGTTTGTCATGTCATTCATTTCTATATGGTGTTACATTTATGTAACATGACTATGATACTGAGGATAGTGAGAGTGTCACTGAATTTTCTGAAAATCAATGCCTTGGTTAGATTGAAATCGGTTCAGATTGTGATCAAGTGGTTGAATGTTTGTTTGGTTGCAGTGTTTGAATGTTGCAATGTTTTTTTGGTGTTGCAGATAATGGCATATTTTTTGATATCATCAGCATCTTCAGCAATTCCAATGACAAATAGAATGCGGGAAGGTGCAGACAATATATTCACAGATGCTTCATCTACAGCCATTAGCATGTCGATTTTCGCCTTCTTGTGTTTGGCAGCATCGGCTCTCATATCTGGCTACAAACTATCAGCTCAGTCCTATATCTGA
- the LOC127127380 gene encoding CASP-like protein 4B1 isoform X2: MSNIEEDSSPPRIHIQTPPPAPDVTDRENPPPPTEGIAGILKRWKREDLIKRGSLGLRGIALLFSLICFIVMASNKHGDWRDFDKYEEYRYLLAIGILSSLYTGAQVFRQIHELSTGKQLIKPSLATIIDFFGDQIMAYFLISSASSAIPMTNRMREGADNIFTDASSTAISMSIFAFLCLAASALISGYKLSAQSYI; the protein is encoded by the exons ATGTCCAACATCGAAGAAGATTCATCTCCCCCGAGGATACACATTCAGACTCCACCACCGGCGCCAGATGTGACTGATCGGGAAAACCCACCGCCGCCGACCGAAGGCATAGCAGGGATATTGAAGCGGTGGAAGAGGGAAGACTTGATAAAGAGAGGATCCTTGGGATTGAGAGGGATCGCTTTGCTTTTCTCTCTTATTTGTTTCATTGTAATGGCTAGCAACAAACATGGCGATTGGAGGGATTTTGATAAATATGAAGAGTATAG gTATTTGCTGGCAATTGGGATTTTGTCAAGTTTGTATACTGGAGCTCAAGTTTTTCGTCAAATTCACGAACTTTCTACTGGAAAGCAATTGATTAAACCAAGTTTGGCAACTATCATTGACTTTTTCGGTGATCAG ATAATGGCATATTTTTTGATATCATCAGCATCTTCAGCAATTCCAATGACAAATAGAATGCGGGAAGGTGCAGACAATATATTCACAGATGCTTCATCTACAGCCATTAGCATGTCGATTTTCGCCTTCTTGTGTTTGGCAGCATCGGCTCTCATATCTGGCTACAAACTATCAGCTCAGTCCTATATCTGA
- the LOC127127378 gene encoding probable WRKY transcription factor 33: MTMDDQHHHHHNNWEVSELNDVPKFKSVQPPSLPLSQSPISPSFNLPFSSTFSPTDFLISPFFLSSPNVFASPTTEAFANQSFNWNKNSLGEEDQQGGDKKDEKNYSDFSFPTQTKHEPVFQSSSNMFLPEPVRKQDIWKFNEPAKITDFSSERTATKSEFASTQSFSTEIVLSKPETHGNSVNGSGYVNYNASQSVREQKRSEDGFNWRKYGQKQVKGSENPRSYYKCTHPSCSMKKKVERDLDGQITEIVYKGTHNHPKPQSNRRTNSQPSSSCTNSGISDQSAMDRVSIQEDSSASVGEEEFEQTSQTSYSGGNDDALGPDAKRWKGDVENDGYSAAGSRTVKEPRVVVQTMSEIDILDDGFRWRKYGQKVVKGNPNARSYYKCTAPGCSVRKHVERAAHDIKAVITTYEGKHNHDVPAARGAAGYNMNRNSMNNSIIPAPIRPSAVNCYSNASSFTNSLYNKTGLPTNANHESFQPDMLQGHGRLGYSSLGRSMDSSTNHSQYSDATYLKAKDERKDDSFLQSFLSKDY; the protein is encoded by the exons ATGACTATGGATgatcaacatcatcatcatcataataACTGGGAAGTTTCTGAACTTAATGATGTTCCTAAGTTCAAATCTGTTCAACCACCTTCACTTCCTCTTTCTCAATCACCAATTTCACCTTCTTTTAACTTACCCTTTTCATCTACTTTTAGCCCAACTGATTTCTTAATCTCacctttctttctttcttctcCAAAT GTTTTTGCTTCTCCAACTACTGAGGCTTTTGCTAACCAGAGCTTCAACTGGAATAAGAACAGTTTAGGGGAAGAAGACCAACAAGGTGGTGACAAGAAGGATGAGAAAAACTACTCTGATTTCTCTTTTCCAACTCAAACCAAACATGAACCTGTCTTTCAATCTTCCTCAAACATGTTTTTACCG GAACCAGTTAGGAAACAAGACATATGGAAATTCAATGAGCCTGCAAAGATAACCGATTTTTCGTCCGAAAGGACGGCAACAAAATCTGAATTCGCTTCAACTCAGAGCTTTTCCACAGAAATAGTACTAAGTAAACCAGAAACACATGGTAACTCAGTCAATGGATCTGGCTATGTTAACTATAATGCATCGCAATCTGTTAGAGAACAAAAGAGATCAGAAGATGGATTCAATTGGAGAAAATACGGACAGAAACAAGTGAAAGGAAGTGAAAATCCACGAAGTTATTACAAGTGCACGCATCCGAGTTGCTCGATGAAGAAGAAAGTTGAAAGGGATTTGGATGGACAAATTACTGAAATTGTGTATAAGGGAACTCATAACCACCCTAAGCCTCAGTCTAACAGAAGAACAAACTCTCAACCTTCTTCATCGTGCACGAACTCGGGTATTTCTGATCAATCAGCGATGGACCGTGTTTCTATACAAGAAGATTCTTCGGCATCTGTGGGCGAGGAAGAGTTTGAGCAAACATCACAAACTAGTTATTCTGGTGGAAATGACGACGCCCTTGGACCCGATGCCAAAAGATG GAAGGGTGATGTTGAAAATGATGGCTATTCCGCTGCTGGTAGTAGAACTGTTAAAGAACCTAGAGTTGTAGTTCAAACTATGAGTGAAATTGATATACTTGATGATGGCTTTAGGTGGAGGAAATATGGACAGAAAGTTGTTAAAGGAAATCCTAACGCAAG AAGCTATTACAAATGCACTGCCCCTGGTTGTTCAGTGAGAAAACACGTTGAGCGAGCTGCACATGATATCAAAGCTGTGATCACAACTTACGAAGGGAAACACAACCACGACGTACCAGCTGCACGCGGTGCTGCAGGTTACAACATGAACAGAAATTCCATGAACAACAGCATCATACCAGCACCTATTAGGCCATCAGCAGTGAACTGTTATTCAAACGCATCAAGTTTCACAAATTCACTTTATAATAAAACCGGTCTTCCTACCAACGCAAACCACGAGTCATTTCAACCAGACATGTTGCAGGGTCATGGAAGGCTTGGATATTCATCTCTCGGAAGATCAATGGATTCATCCACCAACCATTCACAATACTCAGACGCAACGTACTTAAAGGCTAAGGATGAGAGGAAAGACGACTCATTCCTTCAGTCATTTCTATCAAAAGACTATTAA